The following nucleotide sequence is from Coleofasciculaceae cyanobacterium.
AACCTGAATCAAATTTATACCTGCATCATCAGCGATCGCCGAAACAGCATTGATTACATTTTTAAAATTAGGATCGGATTCGTTTTCGCCTTGCAGAATTCCGTACACTAAAATTCCGTCTTTAATATGACGCGGATGTTCGGCAGAGAAATTAAGCCGATTATCTTGCAGCATTGCTAAAGCATCAATGCCTCCGGAAAAGAATGCACCTGCACGCGGTTGATTTTTGGGAAATAACACCGTCGATTGGATCGCTGCTTCGATGGGAATTACTTTGCGGTCGCCTCCATGCCAATTTATCAGACATTTCATCGCGCTATATAAGCCATCTTTAATTTCGGGACAGATTGGCGCATCTATGGCGATTCGTTCTTCTCCGTAGCGCATGGCAGGAAGTGCGCTGGCCAGTAAAAAAGAGTTGGGATTTGGGAAAAGATCATCTTGAAATTTAGCAGTAGTTTCAAAATAAACATCTTGGCACTTGCGATCGCAATTTTCCCAAATAAGCCTTGCAGTTATCCTGGCTCGATCTGCTACAATCTCTTTTCTGAAATTTTCTATTTTCACAAATTGTATGTTTTTCAGCGAATACTTATGTTTAACCTTGTGTCATCTTCCAAAGCCAGCTTTTCTATTTCAGATCGCATCGTTTGAAGAATATAAAAATAGTAGTCCTATATAGTTTAAAACTTAATAAGAACCGTGTGACCAGAAAGTGTCAATCAACTTACAAACTTTACCAAAAATTGTTGATTATGAATTATAAATGAAGTAATTTTATGTAGTTATTCAGTAATCTTAGGCTACACTATAAGTCATATAGTTAGATGCTTAATTTATATTATTAAAATTAAAAGTAAGAATCTGATCTGTTTACGGCTTACTTTTTTTCATTGCTTGCATTATCTCCAAATACTTCTGCAAGATAAAGATAAGCACAATACTGGTCGGAGGATAAAGTTGGGTGAGACAGATAAATAAAAATTTACTTAAAAGTAGAGGCGATCGCGCGATTATCATTGGTGGCAGTATTGCTGGATTACTAAGTGCCAAAGTATTGTCAGATTATTTCGAGCAGGTAATTATAATCGATCGCGATAAGCTACCCGAAACTCCTCAGGCGCGTCGTGGTGTGCCTCAATCAGTGCAGCCTCATGTTTTGTTTACCAAAGGCTATCGGATCTTAGCCGAGTTTTTTCCTGGTATTGAAGAACAGTTAGACAATAACGGAGCTTTAAGTATCGATTGGGCAAGGGAGTTTAAGCATTTTGTTGAGGAACAATGGGGAATAGAGGCAAAAGAAGCTTCCGATATTGTTTCTGTTACCTGTAGTCGCTATCTTTTGGAGTGGACAATTCGCCAAGAGTTACTCAAGCTGTCTGGAATTAAAATTTTGGAGCAAAGCAAGGTAGCAGGTTTGATTTACGATGCCCAAACAAATCAGGTAAGAGGAGTCAAGCTAGATTCAACCCAAAAAACCGAGCTAATAGCCGATCTAATAATAGATGCTAGCGGTAGAAGCTCTCAAGCTGCTCAATGGTTAGAACAAATTGGTCAAACTGCTGCACCTGAAACCGTAGTGAATCCTTTTTTGGGTTATGCTACTCGCCGTTACAAATTACCAGATAATCGCTCGCCAGACTGGAAGGTATTATTAATCTCTCAGTCTCCGCCCAAAAATACTCGTTTGGGATATTTAGCCAGAATCGAAAACAGTGAGTTGATTGCCACGCTGGGCGGTTATGGCAAGGACTTTCCCCCTTTAGACGATCGCGGATTTCGAGAATTCGCTCAAAGCCTAGCACAGCCTGATTTTTATCAGGCGATCGCCGATGCCATCCCCACATCACCTATTTATGCTCATCGGGCAACAGCAAACCGAATGAGAAACTACCACAAAGTTAAACTACCAACTGGCTTTATTGCTTTGGGAGATGCAGTATGTGCCTTGTGTCCCGTATATGGACAAGGAATGACCGTAAGTGCTTTAGGGGCAAAAACTCTACAGGTTTGGTTAGATAAATCTTCCAGAGGCAAACTAGATAATAATCGCTTCCAGAAACAACTAGCCAAAAACAACTCTTTTCACTGGATGTTAGCTACTAGCCAAGATTCCCGCTTTCCTACTACAGTAGGCAGTAAAAGCAAAAGCGGAACAGTAGATAAATTGATGACGGGCTACATGAATAAGCTGGTTAGTAAATCTGCGTCTGAACCTAATTTACAGCTGATGTTTTTAGAAGTTGCTCATTTATTGCGATCGCCTTTATATCTCTATCATCCTGCTGTTATCTGGCAAGTTTTGACTTAAAAAAAACTAGCAAATTGATGCTTGCAGCGTTTGTGTAAGGGCAAATCGCCCTTACATTAAACTACAGATTCAACTATGCAAATTTAAGTCTGTTACTGCACCCAAACTACTAGAAGAAACTAGTTTGGCATATTTACCCAAAACACCTCTGGGATATTTAGTCTGGCGTTGCTTCCATTGGCTATAGCGTTGAGCTAATTCTGCTTCATCAACATTGAGCTGCAACAATTTTTGGCGAGCATCAATAGTAATACTATCTCCTTCATGAACTAAAGCAATTGTTCCGCCTACGGCAGCTTCGGGGGCAACATGACCGACAACCATGCCGTAAGTCCCGCCAGAGAAACGACCATCGGTAATCAAGCCTACAGAATCCCCTAGTCCAGCACCAATAATAGCGGAGGTGGGAGCTAGCATTTCTCGCATTCCTGGGCCACCTTTAGGACCTTCGTAACGGATTACAATTACATCACCAGCTTTGATTGTGCCGTCTAAGATTGCCGATAGACATTGTTCCTCTGATTCAAATACTCTAGCAGGACCGGTAATTACAGGGTTTTTTACGCCACTGATTTTAGCTACCGAGCCTTCACTAGCCAAATTACCTTTAAGAATTGCCAAGTGTCCTTCTTGGTATACAGGATTATCCCACTGACGAATCACATCCTGATCTGTAGGAGGATTTTCAGGAATATCTGCCAAAACTTCGGCAATGGTTTTACCAGTGACGGTTAAAGCATCTCCATGCAATAAGTCATGTGCCAGCAGCATCTTCATTACTTGAGGAATACCACCCGCATTATGCAAATCTACAGTCACATATCGCCCAGATGGCTTGAGGTTGCAGATTACAGGGACTCGCTTACGAATAGTTTCAAAATCGTCTAAAGTCAGTTCAACCCCGATAGTATTAGCGATCGCCAACAGATGCAAAACAGAGTTGGTCGATCCGCCTACGGCCATAATCACCGCAATGGCATTCTCAAAGGCTTTACGAGTTAGAATTTGACTGGGTAATATTTGTTGTTTAATCGCTTCTACCAGAGCAAAAGCAGACTTTTCAGTACTTTCGGCTTTCTCTTCGTCTTCTGCCGCCATCGTGGAAGAATAAGGTAAGCTGATTCCCATGACTTCAAATGCCGAGGACATGGTATTAGCGGTAAACATTCCGCCACATGAACCCGCACCAGGACAAGCTTTATGCTCGATCGCGTCTAACTCAGCTAGATCGATTTTACCCGCGCTAAATTTTCCTACCGCTTCAAAGGCACTGACGACGGTTAAATCTTCGCCGTTGTGTTTCCCTGGCTTAATTGTGCCACCGTAGACAAAAATAGCGGGAATATTCATTCTGGCGATCGCCAGGACTGCCCCAGGCATATTTTTGTCGCAACCACCAATAGCCAGCACCGCATCCATACTTTGTCCGTTGCAGGCGGTTTCAATCGAGTCGGCAATTACATCACGGGATACCAGGGAGTACTTCATTCCTTCTGTACCCATCGAGATCCCATCACTAATGGTAATTGTGCCGAACATTTGAGGCATCGCCCCTGCGTCTTTTAATGCCGTTTCTGCTCGTAAGGCTAAAGTATTGATTCCCATGTTGCAGGGAGTAATGGTACTATATCCGTTAGCCAAACCGACAATAGGCTTATTAAAATCATTGTCGCCAAAACCCACTGCCCGTAACATAGCACGATTGGGCGATCGCTGGTGACCTTGGGTTACTTCTTTGCTTCTTCGATTGTCAGACATTAAATTACATCTCCTATGGAATGGCAATCACCTTTAAGCAGCTATAAGCTTTAAGCTGTAAGCTATAAGCTAAGTAAGACCGAATTTTAAGTCATTTAACCTAAAGCCTCAACCCAAAGACTATCAGCCTCGGTTGAAAATCTATCTAAACGTACCTTACCTAAATTTTTGCTTTGCTGGCGATCGAATTTACCAATTCTTGTTATAGATAGAAGCTATTGACATCAAGATTGCACTAGGTTGAGAGTCAGCCGGTTTTAAGATAACTGTTTGGAGTACTGGGATTAGAAATTAAAGAGCAGTTTATATTTGATTATTGAAATTTGATGCTTTCTTTTGAGAAAACTGAAAAAACTTGGATTTTCTAATTTAGAACCAGCGTCAAGCAAGCTTTTGTGGGAAAATTCAACCAAAAAAATGGACATCCGCAGCTAAAACGAACATCCACTGAATTAGTAGTTATCAAAAATAAACCTATATGTCTGCGCCAGATTTTGGTTCTGCACCAGCTTCAACTACTGCATCTCTAAGAAAAGTAATTTGCTGGTTAAATTCCATTGACTCAACTTGCGATAGCAACTCAGTCACACCACCACTTGGTTGATAGTTGTCAGGCATAGGAATAATTGTTCCAGCTTCCATTCCCTGCGCCAAACGATACCAGAAATATAGCTTACTGTTTTCGCTGAAAGAACCATACTCACGAGAAATTAAACTATCTTGCGATTCAACAATTTTGCGTTGCACATCTAATTGCTCTTCGTGAGATAATTCTTTTACCTGGTTAAACAATCCTTCTACGATTTCATCTGCTGCTGCTCCTGGTGCTGCGGGAGTTACAGATGTTCCCATTTTGGTATAAACATACCAAAGCAAAGCTAGTTTTTCATCTGTTGATAGGTTACCGTAAGCAGTAAGCGCGCTCGATACATTTTGCTCTGAAGTGCCTGTAGCCATATTATTTTTCAATCTCCAATTTGTTTTTTTAAGCTTTCTATTGTCAAAGCCGTTAGTTACCAAACTATTGATTTTTGGAATGACAGGAAACTATAACAAGATAGATAACCATCCGAGTGAGCCTTGGACTAAAGATAGATATTTAAGATCTTTATGGCTAATTTTGCTAAGCATTGATTACTCGCTCATATTTTTTATGAATCCATAATTTCCCTTTTTGGGTAATAATTTTACTTTGCTGAAACCACTTTAGTTCTTCTATAACAATGCCGATCTCTATGTTTAGTTTTTGAGCAATTTCTCGGTCGGACAAGCCTTCTACATGGGATTTAATTAAGTCCATTATCGAATTTACTTGATTGACAAAATTTCTAATTGCCGAAATTCTAATTGTAGTGTCATCTAATTCGCAACTTTTGGCCGCTATTTCTACCACGCTCCAGCCACTACGATAATATTCAAGTATACTTACACCACTTTTGATAATATTTTCTCGATCTTTTTTGGCTAAAAGTGCTGCTTTTTTAGCCCGATTACTTTCTGAGGTTATTTCCATAACGAAACAACTAGTAATAATTAGTATTAGACGATATAAATAACTCCAGTTATAACCTTGTCTTGGTTATTTTGGTATAAGTTTTTAATTTACAATGAGCATTTGCTCTCAAACAATTATTGATTATTTCTGAAACTAAATCCATGCTCAATAAGTTAATTTCTTAAAATGTTTGTATCATATACAACTTATCGAGCAAATATGTTTTAACTGTGACAAACGTTTAACGATTTAGCGATCGCTATGTATCATTGAATTAGCTCTACAGATAAAAATTTAGAAGTCGCAGAGTATAGTTGTCTACTGATGTCCATACCCAATACAAAAGCTAAGCCACTAACAATGCCAATTGCAACTGTTTGAGATTCCGAATCTATCTTGGTACTTTTGGGTCTTTATCTTTGCACCTCTGCGCTTCTGCTCAAAATCCTACCTTAAATCAGCAACAGTTTACTTTGCTGCACTTGGAATAGCCGAGGGATAAACTCGATCGACAACCAAAACAGGTCTGTTGCTATATTCGGCTTCTATTTCTTGCTGCACATCCAAATCCCAAGTGAGATCGTAGTCTCGTTCTAAATCGGCGACTACAAAAGAGCGTAATTCACCAGTTACCGCCACAGCTTCATCTTCGCTTACCGTTTCGCTGGGATTGGTTACTAATACCAAAAGATCGTTTGCTCCGAATAATTCGTCTTCATCGAGAGTAAAAGTGTTTGCACCATAAATTTCTTCTACTTCTCCTGTAACAGCAAGAGTCTGTCCATAATACTGAGTGGGATTTTTGGTAATTTCCCCAGGATCGGGTGCGGGAGCTAATGTTTCTGCGATGATAGCGGGCCGGTCCGTATAATCTACATAGAGGTCAGGATCTAAATCTAAGTCGTAAGCTGATTCTATATCAGCCGAGACAAATCTAGTTACTTCTCCAGTTACCTGTACTTCGGTACCACCTTCAGGAAGTACAAAAGGTTCACCACTAGCATTAACTACTACAATATCTTCTCCCCCAAAGAATTCCTCGTCACTTACGGTGAAGGTAGATGGTTCAATTGTTTTTAAAGCATCGCTTCTGATAGTTACGGTTTGACCGATCAGATCTTCTGGATTTTCGCTTAGCTCCTCTGTCGTAACATTTTCTTCTGCCTCAGTTTGAGCGAGTGTATCATCTTCTACCGCACCATTAGAATCTGTTCGATCGCTAGCATCAACTCCTGTGTTAGCGTTTGCTTTAGTATCGCCAACAGCTAAAGATACTGTTAACAAAAGTAAAAATGCTGATTTGGTAAATAGTTTATTGAAATTCATGTTCTTACCTATTTTATTTTGGATAATTACCAATAACGTTTTTAACTTAAATCTTTGGTTAACCTTGGTAATTAATAATTTAAGTTAGTTCAAGACTAGATAATTTGCTGTTTTAAATACATCTATCTGTAGAAATAAATTAAAAATTGATTAAAAATTTTTTCGATTTATATACATATAAACAAAGTTAAATAAAGTGGCAAATCATCCCTGAAATTAGTTTTG
It contains:
- a CDS encoding FAD-dependent monooxygenase, which encodes MRQINKNLLKSRGDRAIIIGGSIAGLLSAKVLSDYFEQVIIIDRDKLPETPQARRGVPQSVQPHVLFTKGYRILAEFFPGIEEQLDNNGALSIDWAREFKHFVEEQWGIEAKEASDIVSVTCSRYLLEWTIRQELLKLSGIKILEQSKVAGLIYDAQTNQVRGVKLDSTQKTELIADLIIDASGRSSQAAQWLEQIGQTAAPETVVNPFLGYATRRYKLPDNRSPDWKVLLISQSPPKNTRLGYLARIENSELIATLGGYGKDFPPLDDRGFREFAQSLAQPDFYQAIADAIPTSPIYAHRATANRMRNYHKVKLPTGFIALGDAVCALCPVYGQGMTVSALGAKTLQVWLDKSSRGKLDNNRFQKQLAKNNSFHWMLATSQDSRFPTTVGSKSKSGTVDKLMTGYMNKLVSKSASEPNLQLMFLEVAHLLRSPLYLYHPAVIWQVLT
- the ilvD gene encoding dihydroxy-acid dehydratase, which gives rise to MSDNRRSKEVTQGHQRSPNRAMLRAVGFGDNDFNKPIVGLANGYSTITPCNMGINTLALRAETALKDAGAMPQMFGTITISDGISMGTEGMKYSLVSRDVIADSIETACNGQSMDAVLAIGGCDKNMPGAVLAIARMNIPAIFVYGGTIKPGKHNGEDLTVVSAFEAVGKFSAGKIDLAELDAIEHKACPGAGSCGGMFTANTMSSAFEVMGISLPYSSTMAAEDEEKAESTEKSAFALVEAIKQQILPSQILTRKAFENAIAVIMAVGGSTNSVLHLLAIANTIGVELTLDDFETIRKRVPVICNLKPSGRYVTVDLHNAGGIPQVMKMLLAHDLLHGDALTVTGKTIAEVLADIPENPPTDQDVIRQWDNPVYQEGHLAILKGNLASEGSVAKISGVKNPVITGPARVFESEEQCLSAILDGTIKAGDVIVIRYEGPKGGPGMREMLAPTSAIIGAGLGDSVGLITDGRFSGGTYGMVVGHVAPEAAVGGTIALVHEGDSITIDARQKLLQLNVDEAELAQRYSQWKQRQTKYPRGVLGKYAKLVSSSSLGAVTDLNLHS
- a CDS encoding orange carotenoid protein N-terminal domain-containing protein; this encodes MATGTSEQNVSSALTAYGNLSTDEKLALLWYVYTKMGTSVTPAAPGAAADEIVEGLFNQVKELSHEEQLDVQRKIVESQDSLISREYGSFSENSKLYFWYRLAQGMEAGTIIPMPDNYQPSGGVTELLSQVESMEFNQQITFLRDAVVEAGAEPKSGADI